A single Coriobacteriia bacterium DNA region contains:
- a CDS encoding Ppx/GppA family phosphatase, with translation MRVAAIDIGTVTTRLLVADVERGTLTEVERGLAFTHLGEGMTSSRLLADAAVARVTAAVGVFAKRARELGAVSVTAAATSAARDSSNAGVLVARVAREGVDLRVIPGDEEARLSFAGATYDLDGEGLLVIDLGGGSTELVLGRAWAHGDARHTEVVAARSFDVGSRRVTDLFLSSDPPSTEELLCAREWVAAEMRGYFEALPQPPRVAVSLAGTATSLVAIDRAMGTYDPAAVHGCVLSRDDVARLAARLAALTLAHREQVVGLEPERAGVIVAGALVLEVVLGLAGLGETVVSEHDILYGLALDEAGGRG, from the coding sequence GTGCGCGTCGCCGCGATCGACATCGGCACGGTCACGACGCGTCTGCTCGTGGCGGACGTCGAGCGAGGTACGCTGACCGAGGTCGAGCGGGGACTCGCGTTCACGCACCTCGGAGAGGGGATGACCTCCAGCCGGCTTCTCGCGGACGCGGCCGTCGCCCGCGTGACGGCCGCGGTCGGGGTGTTCGCGAAGCGGGCGCGCGAACTCGGCGCCGTCTCCGTCACGGCGGCGGCCACCTCCGCCGCACGAGACTCGTCGAACGCCGGCGTTCTCGTCGCACGGGTCGCGCGGGAGGGCGTCGACCTGCGCGTCATCCCCGGGGACGAGGAGGCCCGTCTCTCGTTCGCGGGCGCCACGTACGATCTCGACGGAGAGGGCCTTCTCGTCATCGATCTCGGTGGAGGTTCGACCGAACTGGTCCTCGGACGCGCGTGGGCCCACGGGGACGCTCGCCACACCGAGGTGGTCGCGGCGCGCTCCTTCGACGTGGGCTCCCGTCGCGTGACCGATCTCTTCCTCTCTTCGGACCCGCCCTCGACCGAGGAGCTCCTTTGCGCGAGGGAGTGGGTAGCGGCCGAGATGCGCGGATACTTCGAGGCTCTCCCGCAACCGCCTCGCGTCGCGGTCTCCCTCGCCGGCACGGCCACGAGCCTCGTGGCCATCGACCGGGCCATGGGAACGTACGATCCCGCCGCCGTCCACGGCTGTGTCCTCTCCCGCGACGACGTGGCGCGGCTCGCGGCGCGGCTCGCCGCGCTCACACTCGCCCATCGCGAGCAGGTCGTCGGTTTGGAGCCCGAACGCGCGGGCGTTATAGTTGCTGGTGCGCTCGTCCTCGAGGTCGTCCTGGGCTTGGCGGGTCTCGGGGAGACCGTCGTCTCGGAGCACGACATCCTGTACGGTCTCGCGCTCGATGAGGCCGGCGGGCGCGGGTAG
- a CDS encoding cobalamin-dependent protein (Presence of a B(12) (cobalamin)-binding domain implies dependence on cobalamin itself, in one of its several forms, or in some unusual lineages, dependence on a cobalamin-like analog.), whose product MSDAVARLYQAFVSQDPAGAIAVVEEAKGAGAQRGALFDDLYAPSLAMLGGAWASRALDEVAFAQASVVAEQIGPFVVPPAAAPDTGITIVVGCAASDRHDIRKNVIAAALKEAGHRVVDLGADARPTEFVEKVAQTGARIAIVCAELTGTVASVRRVRELLAADGRDDVVVLAAGGPFDADGKIARELGANGVVLGAESALRLVARIASDLFAPRPDEDA is encoded by the coding sequence GTGAGTGACGCCGTGGCGCGCTTGTACCAGGCGTTCGTGAGCCAGGACCCGGCAGGGGCCATCGCGGTCGTCGAGGAGGCGAAGGGCGCCGGCGCGCAGCGCGGGGCTCTCTTCGACGACCTCTACGCCCCCTCGCTCGCCATGCTCGGCGGCGCCTGGGCGTCCCGGGCGCTCGACGAGGTCGCCTTCGCGCAGGCCTCGGTCGTCGCGGAGCAGATCGGCCCCTTCGTCGTGCCGCCCGCGGCCGCTCCCGACACCGGGATCACCATCGTCGTCGGTTGCGCGGCCTCAGACCGTCACGACATCCGCAAGAACGTCATCGCCGCCGCGCTCAAGGAAGCCGGCCACCGCGTCGTCGACCTCGGCGCCGACGCGCGTCCGACCGAGTTCGTCGAGAAGGTGGCGCAGACGGGCGCGCGGATAGCGATCGTGTGCGCCGAGCTCACCGGGACCGTCGCGTCGGTGCGGCGGGTGCGCGAGCTGCTCGCCGCGGACGGCCGCGACGACGTCGTGGTCCTAGCGGCCGGAGGTCCGTTCGACGCGGATGGGAAGATCGCGCGCGAACTCGGCGCCAACGGTGTCGTGCTCGGAGCCGAGAGCGCGCTGCGTCTGGTGGCGCGCATCGCGAGCGACCTCTTCGCGCCACGGCCGGACGAGGACGCCTGA
- a CDS encoding tetratricopeptide repeat protein produces the protein MAPSRSSQTRLAEGLARQGQIDPAVDACFQGLRLDERDVLAHCLLAELMLAGDFYDEAIAEATLAIEFDPDCAPAYLALGLAYDRRGGMWDQAVLVWHELAEVVPDLVTAHVQLGEAFWAAAFEEEAVEAWRAALALDPKEPRATYNLAVAALEREGMATALPQFRKAGELDPSQDELFFALAGDGDGVALARGGDLFGALDSARAVLDERPDEASALALASYAYLKQEGTNEATALALRALECEPGVPGALYCLGVAYSRRPGLDRHAARVFRALTKAAPRHPMPHVLLAESLLGLQRFDVARSAYRTAVRLDPACVRARFGLAAVLLTEGRHAEASWEVRRAAYHDTRRQGLFWKLFDAYAEGVEDA, from the coding sequence TTGGCGCCGTCGCGGTCGTCCCAGACCCGTCTCGCCGAAGGACTCGCCCGCCAGGGTCAGATCGACCCTGCAGTCGACGCGTGCTTCCAGGGACTGCGTCTCGACGAGCGCGACGTGCTCGCGCACTGCCTTCTGGCGGAACTCATGCTCGCGGGGGACTTCTACGACGAGGCGATCGCGGAGGCGACACTCGCCATCGAGTTCGACCCCGACTGCGCGCCGGCGTACCTCGCTCTCGGTCTCGCCTACGATCGTCGTGGCGGCATGTGGGACCAGGCGGTGCTCGTCTGGCACGAGCTCGCGGAGGTCGTGCCTGACCTCGTGACCGCGCACGTGCAGCTCGGCGAGGCGTTCTGGGCGGCCGCCTTCGAGGAGGAAGCCGTCGAGGCATGGCGAGCCGCGCTCGCGCTCGACCCGAAGGAGCCGCGCGCGACGTACAACCTCGCGGTGGCCGCGCTCGAGCGCGAGGGGATGGCGACCGCGCTCCCGCAGTTCCGCAAGGCGGGGGAGCTCGATCCGAGCCAGGACGAGCTCTTCTTCGCGCTCGCGGGCGACGGCGACGGCGTCGCCCTGGCGCGCGGAGGCGACCTCTTCGGCGCGCTGGACAGCGCACGCGCCGTCCTCGACGAGCGTCCCGATGAGGCGTCCGCGCTCGCCCTCGCGTCTTACGCGTACCTGAAGCAGGAGGGGACGAACGAGGCGACGGCGCTCGCCCTGCGGGCGCTCGAGTGCGAGCCCGGAGTCCCTGGCGCGCTCTACTGCCTCGGAGTGGCCTACTCCCGCCGCCCGGGCCTCGACCGGCACGCCGCGCGCGTCTTCCGCGCTTTGACCAAGGCCGCTCCGCGCCACCCGATGCCGCACGTCCTGCTGGCGGAGTCGCTCCTCGGCCTGCAACGCTTCGACGTGGCGCGGTCGGCGTATCGCACCGCCGTCCGTCTCGATCCGGCGTGCGTCCGCGCGCGGTTCGGCCTCGCCGCCGTGCTCCTCACCGAGGGCCGCCACGCCGAGGCCTCGTGGGAGGTACGCCGCGCGGCGTACCACGACACCCGGCGTCAGGGCCTGTTCTGGAAGCTGTTCGACGCCTATGCGGAGGGGGTCGAGGACGCATGA
- a CDS encoding cellulase family glycosylhydrolase: MSEPRPVFPVGVAYHAIDDERRSWSDWYDRDADADFASLAEHRISLARVFVSWHCLEPQVGQYDEDAAERLDRVVAAAGAHGIRLIVTFFADDRVAELMDVAWGKRRDPRTDDYLIGRESALVQRIVNRYRADDTIFAWDLGNEAFLSGFTSAEDLDRWAGAMRDAVREVDPDRPIMLSADPETLFRSSRVDATHALDRFELGASHVTSAYVAFAAEGPVTSGPATYIDGYLLRCASRGLPVLMDEVGAVSLDASVGEEAAAVRTSMWSGLMNGAAGVVLRRWRDMETERREPYFRDPFEFPVGVVDTNGSPKPVLAEVRRFARVALALDRRRYEPAAEDVAVLLPAERYHALPSMAGLYGPRSCLQSYIRAKEAHLPVTLVREGEEIGRLAALIVPSVAELEPGTWEALAAWVQDGGSLVMSYGGGDPPAEVRGLFGIEFLGDHGRRETFACRVAQSDLLPGLVPFDCALPLQHHALLGQAGATVVATDATGSPLVTLQRHGQGRAVFVAAPIERALAQGDPWAAPDAAASFVRTVYASVADACGAAGSVRCDRPGVEVAHFLGEADDILLLLNHSPEKTVATLSFDRAVASVADVRGGAAAPVEGGAFGVPLGANGVAALRVNFA; this comes from the coding sequence ATGAGCGAGCCGAGGCCCGTCTTCCCGGTCGGTGTCGCGTACCACGCGATCGACGACGAGCGGCGCAGCTGGTCGGACTGGTACGACCGCGACGCCGACGCCGACTTCGCATCTCTCGCCGAACACCGCATCTCGCTCGCCCGGGTCTTCGTCTCCTGGCATTGTCTCGAGCCGCAGGTCGGCCAGTACGACGAGGACGCTGCGGAGCGGCTCGACCGTGTCGTCGCCGCGGCCGGCGCCCACGGCATCCGGCTTATCGTGACCTTCTTCGCGGACGACCGCGTCGCCGAGCTCATGGACGTGGCGTGGGGTAAGCGCCGCGACCCGCGCACCGACGACTACCTGATCGGACGGGAGTCGGCCCTCGTCCAGCGCATAGTGAACCGCTACCGTGCCGACGACACGATCTTCGCGTGGGACCTCGGCAACGAGGCGTTCCTCTCGGGATTCACGTCCGCCGAGGACCTCGACCGCTGGGCCGGCGCCATGCGCGACGCCGTCCGCGAGGTCGATCCCGACAGGCCGATCATGCTCTCGGCCGACCCGGAGACGCTCTTCCGCTCGTCGCGGGTCGACGCGACGCACGCGCTCGACCGGTTCGAACTCGGCGCGAGTCACGTAACGTCGGCGTACGTCGCCTTCGCGGCTGAGGGGCCGGTCACCTCGGGCCCGGCGACATATATCGACGGCTACCTGCTCAGGTGCGCGTCGCGAGGTCTTCCGGTGCTGATGGACGAGGTCGGCGCCGTCTCGCTCGACGCGAGCGTGGGGGAAGAGGCCGCCGCCGTCAGGACCTCGATGTGGTCGGGACTGATGAACGGGGCTGCCGGTGTGGTGCTGCGACGGTGGCGCGACATGGAGACCGAGCGCCGGGAGCCGTACTTCCGCGACCCGTTCGAGTTCCCGGTGGGTGTCGTCGACACGAACGGGTCGCCGAAGCCGGTGCTGGCAGAGGTGCGACGGTTCGCTCGCGTCGCCCTCGCGCTCGACCGGCGCCGCTACGAGCCGGCGGCCGAGGACGTGGCGGTGCTCCTCCCGGCGGAGCGCTACCATGCGCTCCCGTCGATGGCGGGCCTCTACGGTCCGCGCTCGTGTCTGCAGTCGTACATCCGCGCTAAGGAGGCGCACCTGCCCGTCACGCTCGTGCGCGAAGGCGAGGAGATCGGCCGTCTCGCCGCGCTCATCGTCCCCTCGGTAGCGGAGCTCGAGCCTGGGACCTGGGAGGCGCTTGCCGCATGGGTGCAGGACGGCGGCAGCCTCGTCATGAGCTATGGCGGCGGCGACCCGCCCGCCGAGGTCAGAGGTCTGTTCGGCATCGAGTTCCTCGGCGATCACGGCAGACGCGAGACGTTCGCGTGCCGCGTGGCCCAATCGGACCTTCTCCCCGGTCTCGTACCCTTCGACTGCGCGCTCCCGTTGCAGCACCACGCACTGCTCGGTCAGGCGGGTGCGACGGTCGTGGCGACCGACGCGACGGGCAGCCCGCTCGTCACACTGCAGCGTCACGGCCAGGGGAGAGCGGTCTTCGTCGCCGCGCCGATCGAGAGGGCGTTGGCGCAAGGTGACCCGTGGGCCGCGCCGGATGCGGCCGCATCGTTCGTTCGGACCGTCTACGCTTCCGTCGCCGACGCCTGTGGCGCCGCTGGCTCGGTGCGCTGCGACCGGCCCGGGGTGGAGGTCGCGCACTTCCTGGGAGAGGCCGACGACATCCTGCTGCTCCTCAACCACTCTCCCGAGAAGACGGTCGCGACGCTGTCCTTCGACCGGGCTGTCGCGTCGGTCGCCGACGTCCGCGGAGGAGCGGCCGCTCCGGTCGAGGGTGGCGCGTTCGGTGTCCCGCTCGGGGCGAACGGCGTCGCCGCGCTGCGCGTGAACTTCGCCTGA
- a CDS encoding bifunctional diguanylate cyclase/phosphodiesterase — MAKESHAGNAHDFLLESWLELREAIESHPEVRRMLFDPVTGLPTTPLLFPRIESLLDERGEVSLLCLNIVRYSRIEEIYGWKVFDQVMLQVSEALEAITGSDMRDSDIIAELMISGNSFVIVLSPPRNAVRIEREDLDMLAKRVRSRVSEVLEAAMEPALFRKFGCYVGSAVIARDPNVRLERLVHDGLEQALHESGSQEAVDAAERTMRLREVIDRGDVRTLVHPIFDLAGLTVIGYEALSRGPEGGEFERPDKLFKAAYDADLVMRLERLCRKRAIESAAAMPDDRLLFINIEPEAVADPQLRDIMFTTLLADAALTPERIVLEITERTAIADFSAFRATLEYLRALGFSVAVDDAGAGYGSLQCLAEVVPEWLKVDISLVRDIDTDDVRRQLVESLVLFSSRIGVKLIAEGIETLGELHTLRSIGVRFGQGFLFMQPVKPFPADPAFDFS; from the coding sequence GTGGCGAAGGAATCGCATGCGGGCAACGCCCACGACTTCCTGCTCGAGTCCTGGCTCGAGCTTCGCGAGGCGATAGAGTCGCACCCCGAGGTGCGCCGGATGCTCTTCGACCCCGTCACCGGTCTGCCGACCACACCACTGTTGTTCCCCCGCATCGAGTCGCTGCTCGATGAGCGCGGCGAGGTGTCGCTGCTGTGCTTGAACATCGTCCGCTACTCGCGCATCGAGGAGATCTACGGCTGGAAGGTATTCGACCAGGTCATGCTGCAGGTGTCCGAGGCGCTCGAGGCGATCACCGGCTCGGACATGCGCGACTCCGACATCATCGCCGAGCTCATGATCTCGGGGAACTCGTTCGTCATCGTGCTTTCCCCGCCGCGCAACGCCGTGCGTATCGAGCGGGAGGACCTCGACATGCTCGCGAAGCGCGTGCGGTCGCGCGTGAGCGAGGTGCTCGAAGCGGCGATGGAACCGGCGCTCTTCCGCAAGTTCGGCTGCTACGTCGGCTCGGCGGTCATCGCGAGGGACCCGAACGTGCGGCTCGAGCGGCTGGTGCACGACGGGCTCGAGCAGGCGTTGCACGAGTCTGGGTCCCAGGAGGCCGTCGACGCGGCCGAGCGCACGATGCGGCTGCGCGAGGTGATCGATCGCGGGGATGTGCGCACGCTCGTCCATCCCATCTTCGATCTCGCGGGACTCACCGTGATCGGATACGAGGCCCTCTCGCGTGGACCCGAAGGCGGGGAGTTCGAGCGTCCCGACAAGCTGTTCAAGGCGGCCTACGACGCCGACCTCGTGATGCGCCTGGAGCGCCTCTGCCGCAAGCGCGCCATCGAATCGGCGGCGGCGATGCCCGACGACAGGCTGCTCTTCATCAACATCGAACCGGAGGCGGTAGCCGATCCGCAGCTGCGGGACATCATGTTCACCACGCTGCTGGCCGACGCCGCGTTGACACCCGAGCGCATCGTGCTCGAGATCACCGAACGCACCGCGATCGCCGATTTCAGCGCCTTCCGTGCGACGCTCGAGTACCTTCGCGCCCTCGGGTTCTCGGTCGCCGTCGACGACGCGGGAGCAGGCTACGGTTCGCTGCAGTGCCTCGCCGAGGTCGTCCCCGAGTGGCTGAAGGTCGACATCTCGCTCGTGCGCGACATCGACACCGACGACGTGCGCCGTCAGCTCGTCGAGAGTCTCGTCCTCTTCTCTTCGCGCATCGGCGTGAAGCTCATCGCCGAGGGCATCGAGACGCTGGGCGAGTTGCACACCCTGCGCAGCATCGGAGTCCGGTTCGGCCAGGGCTTCCTCTTCATGCAGCCTGTGAAGCCGTTCCCCGCGGATCCGGCCTTCGACTTCTCGTGA
- the selD gene encoding selenide, water dikinase SelD — MSSKSGUAAKWGPGDLKGILDMISPGESEQLLVGFETSDDAAVYHLEGSTDAVLLTVDFFTPMVDDAYDFGRVTAANALSDIYAMGGTPLAAMNLLAFPCKLGPDVVAEVLRGGADVCAKAGVVIVGGHTIDDDEPKFGLSVMGRVAPDAVVRNTGARAGDALVLTKPIGVGILTTALKRGLETEESLRDVVESMAHLNARAAAAMVEVGVNAATDVTGFGLLGHGREMALGSGLALEVEMAAVPVWREALGYAAKGVRPGRTDDVLAFLDPHTDWGPADEAWRGLLADPQTSGGLLIALDPSKTGALLAALKARGESGSVVGRMTDGEAGRVSVR; from the coding sequence ATGTCCTCCAAGTCCGGTTGAGCCGCCAAATGGGGTCCGGGTGACCTCAAGGGCATCCTCGACATGATCTCGCCCGGCGAGTCGGAGCAGCTTCTCGTCGGCTTCGAGACCTCGGACGACGCGGCGGTCTACCACCTCGAGGGCTCGACCGACGCGGTCCTGCTCACGGTGGACTTCTTCACGCCGATGGTCGACGACGCCTACGACTTCGGGCGCGTGACGGCGGCGAACGCGCTATCCGACATCTACGCGATGGGCGGGACGCCGCTGGCCGCGATGAACCTGCTCGCGTTCCCCTGCAAGCTCGGCCCCGACGTGGTCGCCGAGGTGCTGCGCGGCGGGGCCGACGTCTGCGCGAAGGCGGGCGTGGTGATCGTGGGCGGCCACACGATCGACGACGACGAGCCGAAGTTCGGTCTCTCGGTGATGGGTAGAGTGGCCCCGGACGCGGTCGTGCGCAACACCGGCGCACGCGCCGGAGACGCGCTCGTGCTCACGAAGCCGATCGGCGTCGGCATACTCACGACTGCGCTCAAGCGCGGTCTCGAGACCGAGGAGTCGCTACGCGACGTCGTCGAGTCGATGGCGCACCTCAACGCCCGGGCAGCCGCCGCAATGGTCGAGGTCGGCGTGAATGCCGCCACCGACGTGACGGGGTTCGGGCTCCTCGGCCACGGCCGCGAGATGGCGCTCGGCAGCGGTCTCGCGCTCGAGGTGGAGATGGCCGCCGTGCCGGTGTGGCGCGAGGCGCTGGGGTACGCCGCGAAAGGCGTGCGGCCGGGACGCACCGACGACGTGCTCGCCTTCCTCGATCCCCACACCGATTGGGGCCCCGCCGACGAGGCCTGGCGCGGCTTGCTCGCCGACCCACAGACGAGCGGAGGGCTGCTGATCGCACTCGACCCGTCGAAGACCGGCGCGCTGCTCGCGGCCCTGAAGGCCCGCGGCGAGTCGGGGAGCGTCGTCGGGCGCATGACGGACGGCGAGGCGGGGCGGGTCTCCGTCCGCTGA